A genomic window from Prunus persica cultivar Lovell chromosome G2, Prunus_persica_NCBIv2, whole genome shotgun sequence includes:
- the LOC18786804 gene encoding shaggy-related protein kinase theta, producing the protein MNMMRRLKSIASGRTSVSSEPGVDSITKRAKFDQETEKKANKQSNTVEKSATSLEQHTVPTSLETVASTSDVSSIAKTEAKEEKSSYDQLPKEMNEMKIRDEKANNHDEKDMEETVINGNGTETGHIIATTVGGRNGQPKQTISYMAERVVGTGSFGVVFQAKCLETSDAVAIKKVLQDKRYKNRELQIMRLLDHPNVVQLKHCFFSTTDKDELYLNLVLEYISETVYRVSKHYIRMNQHIPIIYVQLYTYQICRALNYLHHVIGVCHRDIKPQNLLVNPHTHQLKICDFGSAKMLVPGESNISYICSRYYRAPELIFGATEYTTAIDMWSVGCVFAELLLGQPLFPGESGVDQLVEIIKILGTPTREEIKCMNPNYTEFKFPQIKAHPWHKIFHKRMPPEAVDLVSRLLQYSPNLRCTALEACAHPFFDDLRDPNVSLPNGRALPPLFDFTAQELAGASTELRHRLIPEHARN; encoded by the exons atgaatatgatgcGAAGGCTCAAGAGCATTGCCTCGGGTCGGACCTCTGTTTCATCGGAGCCT GGCGTGGATTCTATTACAAAGAGAGCAAAGTTTGACCAAGAAACTGAGAAGAAGGCTAATAAACAGTCAAATACTGTTGAGAAAAGTGCCACCAGTCTAGAGCAGCATACTGTTCCAACATCACTGGAAACTGTTGCAAGCACATCTGATGTATCTTCAATAGCTAAGACAGAggccaaagaagaaaagtcaagTTATGATCAGCTTCCCaaagaaatgaatgaaatgaaaattagaGATGAGAAGGCCAACAACCATGATGAAAAG GATATGGAAGAAACTGTTATAAATGGTAATGGAACAGAAACTGGTCATATAATTGCAACAACAGTAGGAGGACGGAATGGACAACCTAAACAG ACAATTTCATATATGGCAGAGCGTGTAGTTGGCACTGGTTCATTTGGAGTTGTCTTTCAG GCTAAATGTCTGGAAACAAGTGACGCAGTTGCAATAAAAAAGGTGCTGCAGGAtaaaagatataaaaataGAGAACTTCAAATTATGCGTTTACTTGACCATCCTAACGTTGTCCAGTTGAAGCATTGCTTCTTTTCAACTACTGACAAAGACGAGCTGTACCTTAACCTTGTCCTCGAGTATATATCTGAAACTGTTTACCGAGTTTCAAAGCATTATATCAGGATGAACCAACATATTCCCATTATTTATGTGCAATTGTATACATACCAG ATTTGTCGCGCATTAAATTATTTACACCATGTTATTGGTGTGTGTCATCGTGACATTAAGCCACAAAATTTGCTG GTGAATCCCCACACGCATCAGCTAAAGATATGTGATTTTGGGAGTGCAAAGATGTTG gTGCCAGGTGAATCCAACATATCATACATTTGTTCACGATATTATAGGGCTCCAGAACTTATATTTGGGGCTACAGAATATACCACTGCAATTGATATGTGGTCTGTTGGTTGCGTATTTGCTGAGCTTCTTCTTGGACAG CCACTGTTTCCCGGGGAGAGTGGTGTTGATCAGCTGGTGGAGATTATAAAG ATTCTTGGGACACCAACCAGAGAAGAAATAAAGTGCATGAATCCGAATTACACTGAGTTTAAGTTCCCTCAGATCAAAGCTCACCCATGGCACAAG ATATTTCACAAGCGAATGCCCCCTGAAGCAGTGGATCTTGTGTCAAGGCTGCTCCAGTACTCACCAAATCTACGTTGCACAGct TTGGAGGCATGTGCTCACCCCTTCTTTGATGATTTGAGAGACCCAAATGTAAGCTTGCCCAATGGACGAGCATTACCTCCTTTGTTCGATTTCACGGCTCAAG AGTTGGCGGGTGCTTCCACTGAACTCCGACATCGTCTAATCCCTGAGCATGCTAGGAATTAA
- the LOC18785510 gene encoding pentatricopeptide repeat-containing protein At2g03880, mitochondrial: MNKFNSRVLNFSHKANQFKHKELAHLIHSIVDSTQSKFQANLLLNDLSKSGRLDEARQLFDKMPSRDEFSWNTMIAAYANSGRLNEAKQLFDATPSKTPITWSSLISGYCRNECESEAFVLFWQMQLEGHRPSQYTLGSVLRLCSTLVLLQSGELVHGYVIKTQFDTNAFVVTGLVDMYAKCKRISEAEYLFETLPDRKNHVLWTVMLTGYSQNGDGFKAMKCFRDMRAEGVESNQFTFPSILTASALILANSFGAQVHGCIVQSGFGANVFVQSALVDMYVKCGDHNSAKKALKSMEVDDVVSWNSMIVGCVRQGFTEEALSLFKEMRSRELKIDHFTYPSVLNSLAALKDMKNAMVIHCLIVKTGFEVYQLVGNALVDMYAKQGNIDCALEVFKHMSDKDVISWTSLVTGYAHNGSHEKALRLFCEMRTAGIYPDQFVIASVLIACAELTVLEFGQQIHANFIKSGLQASLSVDNSFVTMYAKCGCIEDANRVFDSMQVQNVITWTALIVGYAQNGRGKESLKFYNQMIATGTQPDFITFIGLLFACSHAGLLEKGQYYFESMNRVYGIQPGPEHYACMIDLLGRSGKLKEAEALVNQMVVEPDGTVWKALLSACRVHGNIELGERAATNLFKMEPLNAVPYVQLSNMYSAAARWEDAARIRRLMKSKGILKEPGCSWIEMNSQVHTFMSEDRSHSRTAEIYSKIDEIMMLIKEAGYVADMNFALHDMEKEGKELGLAYHSEKLAVAFGLLTTPLGAPIRIFKNLRVCGDCHNAMKYISKVFLRHIILRDSNCFHHFKEGNCSCDDYW, translated from the coding sequence ATGAACAAATTTAATTcaagagttttgaatttttcccaCAAGGCTAATCAATTCAAGCACAAAGAGTTAGCCCATCTCATCCACAGCATTGTGGATTCAACCCAGTCTAAGTTCCAGGCGAATTTACTCCTGAATGATTTGTCTAAGTCTGGTCGACTCGATGAAGCCCGCCAGCTGTTCGATAAAATGCCGAGTAGGGATGAGTTTTCTTGGAACACCATGATAGCTGCTTATGCCAATTCAGGAAGGCTAAATGAAGCTAAACAACTATTTGATGCGACCCCAAGTAAAACCCCCATCACTTGGTCTTCACTCATATCTGGGTATTGTCGAAATGAGTGTGAAAGTGAAGCTTTTGTATTGTTTTGGCAAATGCAGCTTGAGGGACACAGGCCGAGCCAGTACACGTTGGGCAGTGTCCTAAGGTTGTGCTCAACATTGGTTTTGCTCCAAAGTGGTGAACTTGTTCATGGGTATGTGATAAAGACCCAGTTTGACACTAATGCCTTTGTCGTCACGGGTCTGGTTGACATGTATGCAAAGTGCAAGCGCATTTCGGAAGCTGAATATCTCTTTGAGACTCTGCCAGACAGAAAAAATCACGTGCTGTGGACTGTTATGCTTACAGGGTACTCTCAAAATGGTGATGGTTTTAAGGCAATGAAGTGTTTTCGGGACATGCGAGCTGAAGGGGTTGAATCCAATCAGTTTACATTCCCTAGCATATTGACAGCTTCTGCCTTAATTTTGGCGAACAGTTTCGGGGCTCAGGTGCATGGATGCATTGTTCAGAGTGGTTTTGGGGCAAATGTGTTTGTCCAAAGTGCATTGGTTGATATGTATGTGAAATGTGGAGATCATAATAGTGCAAAGAAGGCACTAAAAAGCATGGAGGTTGACGATGTCGTTTCTTGGAACTCCATGATTGTTGGGTGTGTAAGGCAAGGGTTTACAGAAGAAGCTTTGTCCTTGTTTAAAGAAATGCGTTCGAGAGAACTGAAGATTGATCACTTTACTTATCCATCTGTTCTAAACTCCCTTGCTGCACTGAAGGACATGAAAAATGCAATGGTGATTCATTGCCTGATTGTGAAGACTGGATTTGAGGTTTATCAACTTGTGGGCAACGCTCTTGTTGATATGTATGCTAAACAGGGAAATATAGATTGCGCACTTGAGGTGTTTAAGCATATGTCAGACAAGGATGTTATTTCATGGACCTCCCTGGTAACCGGCTATGCACATAATGGCTCTCATGAAAAAGCACTTAGATTGTTCTGTGAGATGAGAACAGCAGGGATCTATCCAGACCAATTCGTAATTGCCAGCGTTTTGATTGCCTGTGCAGAGCTGACAGTTTTGGAGTTTGGCCAACAAATTCATGCAAACTTTATTAAGTCCGGCCTTCAAGCATCCTTATCAGTAGATAATTCATTTGTGACTATGTATGCAAAATGTGGGTGCATAGAAGACGCCAATAGAGTTTTTGACTCTATGCAAGTTCAAAATGTGATTACTTGGACAGCTTTAATAGTTGGTTATGCCCAGAACGGTAGAGGAAAGGAATCcctaaaattttataatcaaaTGATTGCAACTGGCACACAACCGGACTTCATTACTTTTATTGGCTTATTATTTGCTTGTAGCCATGCTGGTCTTCTGGAAAAAGGTCAATACTACTTCGAATCGATGAATAGGGTTTATGGAATACAACCAGGTCCTGAGCACTATGCATGTATGATTGACCTCTTGGGGCGCTCAGGGAAGCTTAAGGAGGCTGAGGCATTAGTTAATCAAATGGTTGTGGAACCAGATGGAACTGTATGGAAGGCACTACTTTCTGCATGCAGAGTACATGGGAACATAGAACTGGGAGAGAGGGCAGCAACAAACCTATTTAAAATGGAGCCTTTAAATGCTGTGCCTTATGTTCAGTTATCTAACATGTATTCTGCAGCTGCTAGATGGGAAGATGCTGCAAGAATCAGAAGATTGATGAAATCAAAGGGAATTCTTAAGGAGCCTGGATGCAGCTGGATTGAGATGAACAGCCAAGTGCATACATTTATGTCTGAAGATAGAAGCCATTCAAGGACAGCTGAAATTTATTCCAAAATCGATGAGATCATGATGTTGATCAAGGAAGCTGGATACGTCGCAGATATGAACTTCGCACTTCATGACATGGAAAAAGAGGGTAAGGAGCTTGGCCTAGCGTATCACAGTGAAAAGTTGGCTGTTGCTTTTGGGCTCCTCACCACACCACTAGGAGCACCAATCCGAATTTTTAAGAATCTCCGGGTTTGTGGAGATTGCCATAATGCaatgaaatatatatcaaAGGTTTTTCTCCGACATATTATACTAAGGGATTCAAACTGTTTTCATCATTTCAAAGAAGGGAACTGTTCTTGTGACGACTATTGGTAG